A window of Kwoniella newhampshirensis strain CBS 13917 chromosome 9, whole genome shotgun sequence contains these coding sequences:
- a CDS encoding protein mgr2 encodes MPPPPQTTAGGSTFDKMKMGAIMGSCVGLTIGFIFGSFSVLRAGPGPRGLVATLSQYMLSSAATFGFFMSIGSVIRTESQFAYALPPTTHGTATGPLRMAWRRAEERRRMEKQ; translated from the exons atgcctcctccaccacagACCACAGCGGGCGGTTCGACGTTCGACAAGA TGAAGATGGGAGCTATCATGGGTA GTTGTGTCGGCCTAACCATCGGTTTCATCTTCGGGTCATTCTCCGTCCTTCG AGCCGGCCCGGGTCCTCGAGGTCTCGTCGCCACTTTGTCTCAATATATGCTCTCATCAGCAGCTACGTTCGGTTTCTTCATGTCTATCggatcg GTCATCCGAACAGAATCCCAATTCGCATACGCTCTCCCTCCAACTACACACGGCACCGCCACAGGCCCGCTGAGAATGGCTTGGCgacgagcagaagagagacggCGGATGGAGAAGCAATGA